A genome region from Chryseobacterium sp. G0186 includes the following:
- a CDS encoding RHS repeat-associated core domain-containing protein — protein sequence MLESIAINNYYPFGLKHAGYNNLVLNSNYKYKYNGKELQETGMYDYGARMYMPDLGRWGVVDSLAERMTRHSPYNYAFNNPLRFIDPDGRQGKDWYENNLTKNIVWHDGSAERKGETNLTQKADGKQIAVIEKDGAGNVTNTNMLNSDGSITRDGETITNGYSVTTVADRTITSREPWEAIVNADGGELGQGGNPGFRFPDYYTANVSLAIPNPLTASFVGWNGTLTVDRNFGVYASPLGASVGKSAGLFSGSLTGNWINQLKTPTGPQLNNFLSGHGYSIGGGNVVGGGVSYSPGNGTATSLGFYTPQFGASYNYTPDKLILNK from the coding sequence GTGCTGGAATCTATAGCCATCAATAATTATTATCCATTTGGCTTGAAACATGCAGGATACAATAATTTAGTTTTGAACTCAAATTATAAATACAAGTACAACGGTAAGGAGCTACAAGAGACTGGGATGTATGACTATGGAGCGAGGATGTATATGCCTGATCTGGGAAGATGGGGTGTGGTAGATTCGCTGGCGGAAAGGATGACAAGACATAGTCCTTATAATTATGCATTTAATAATCCTTTGAGGTTTATTGATCCCGATGGCAGACAGGGAAAAGATTGGTATGAAAATAATTTAACAAAAAATATTGTATGGCATGACGGCAGTGCTGAAAGAAAAGGTGAGACTAACCTCACTCAGAAAGCAGATGGAAAACAAATCGCTGTAATAGAAAAAGACGGTGCTGGAAATGTCACTAATACGAACATGCTTAATAGTGATGGAAGTATCACTCGAGATGGTGAAACAATTACTAATGGTTATTCTGTAACAACGGTTGCTGATAGAACAATAACCTCTCGAGAACCTTGGGAAGCAATTGTGAATGCGGATGGTGGAGAACTAGGTCAAGGAGGAAACCCAGGATTTAGATTTCCTGATTATTATACAGCAAATGTTAGTCTTGCAATACCTAATCCGCTTACTGCTTCCTTTGTTGGTTGGAATGGGACTCTGACTGTTGATAGAAATTTTGGTGTTTATGCCTCTCCACTTGGAGCAAGTGTAGGAAAATCAGCTGGATTATTCTCAGGAAGTTTAACAGGAAATTGGATAAATCAATTAAAAACACCTACAGGTCCACAATTAAATAATTTTTTAAGTGGTCACGGATATAGTATAGGTGGTGGTAATGTAGTAGGAGGTGGAGTTTCATATTCTCCAGGAAATGGAACAGCTACAAGTTTAGGTTTTTATACACCTCAATTTGGAGCTTCATATAATTATACACCAGATAAACTTATTCTTAATAAATAA
- a CDS encoding RHS repeat-associated core domain-containing protein, with translation MRISFGRNSAGALEIVDANDYYPFGMNHLKTGNAFYGQGSYKNYKYNGKELQETGMYDYGARMYMADLGRWGVIDPLAEKNRRFTPYNYAINNPIRFIDPDGRSESDWIRKDGKWQYDANVTTVEQAQKIKGVDGFAENGTVFANVSVDGGTESAYAQLNQGGSITKLGTDDLSSMNAIVDALPISLGGSWTTWESQTFQIFTGGANETDPNTMNKVLPGDKLETNNMFEYILNGFNRSRTPKEEDGLYQFGIDIQSLNPFSSGGKNNDTIVPLDGKDSMINVKIPKASEKAMYYDPRNGSFYNQNFNPNMIEKRDSIMKSKK, from the coding sequence GTGAGGATAAGTTTTGGCAGAAACAGCGCAGGTGCTCTGGAAATTGTGGATGCCAATGACTACTATCCGTTTGGGATGAACCACTTAAAGACAGGGAATGCATTCTACGGTCAGGGTTCTTACAAGAACTACAAGTACAATGGGAAAGAACTTCAGGAAACTGGTATGTATGATTATGGAGCGAGGATGTATATGGCTGACTTGGGAAGATGGGGAGTGATAGATCCGTTGGCGGAGAAAAACAGAAGGTTTACACCTTATAACTATGCTATCAATAATCCGATACGTTTTATTGATCCTGATGGAAGATCGGAATCAGACTGGATCAGAAAAGATGGAAAATGGCAATATGATGCTAATGTAACGACAGTAGAACAGGCTCAAAAAATAAAGGGTGTAGATGGTTTTGCGGAGAACGGGACAGTATTTGCCAATGTAAGTGTAGATGGAGGTACCGAATCTGCTTATGCACAGCTAAATCAAGGAGGTTCAATCACAAAGCTTGGTACAGATGATCTATCTTCTATGAATGCAATTGTAGATGCACTACCAATTTCTTTAGGTGGTTCCTGGACAACATGGGAATCACAAACATTCCAAATTTTTACAGGTGGGGCTAATGAAACGGATCCCAATACTATGAATAAGGTTTTACCTGGAGACAAGCTTGAGACTAACAATATGTTTGAGTATATATTGAATGGGTTTAATAGATCTAGAACTCCTAAAGAAGAAGATGGGCTTTATCAATTTGGTATTGATATACAATCACTTAATCCATTTAGTTCTGGTGGAAAAAATAATGACACTATAGTTCCTCTTGATGGTAAAGATAGTATGATAAATGTTAAAATTCCTAAAGCTTCTGAAAAAGCTATGTACTATGATCCTCGTAATGGATCTTTTTATAATCAAAATTTCAATCCAAATATGATTGAAAAACGTGATAGTATCATGAAATCTAAAAAATAA
- a CDS encoding RHS repeat-associated core domain-containing protein, which produces MDANDYYPFGMNHLKTGNAFYGQGSYKNYKYNGKELQETGMYDYGARMYMADLGRWGVVDPLAEKGVNLTPYRYGFNNPVIYTDPFGLFESRKEAREYRWEHNITGSIKKNQDGSFSINDKANSVSYTKGEEGSGETFKNDGVQESALIVASKKSDNQQQSVYSPLGQGNALLSFNGTYMSSLSNRMYIGTARRNAPFNYLGTNYYGNGQTFLKQGNIIKAGKIVGKGTVIIGIGLDIYGVSEHYNNPKSPNAVHPAKAGLNTGMAVYGLTGVGTIPSLLYFGIDSFYPGGWEGASETALKTENNERAMTGHSLFSNSALKQ; this is translated from the coding sequence GTGGATGCGAATGACTACTATCCGTTTGGGATGAACCACTTAAAGACAGGGAATGCATTCTACGGTCAGGGTTCTTACAAGAACTACAAGTACAACGGGAAAGAACTTCAGGAGACTGGAATGTATGACTATGGGGCGAGGATGTATATGGCTGACTTGGGTAGATGGGGTGTTGTAGATCCGTTGGCGGAGAAAGGAGTTAACCTTACACCATATCGCTATGGTTTCAATAACCCTGTTATATACACAGATCCGTTTGGTTTATTTGAATCAAGAAAAGAAGCAAGGGAATATAGATGGGAGCATAACATTACAGGTTCTATCAAGAAAAATCAAGATGGCTCTTTTTCAATAAATGATAAAGCAAATAGTGTCAGCTATACAAAAGGAGAAGAAGGTTCTGGAGAAACTTTCAAGAATGATGGTGTTCAAGAATCGGCTTTGATTGTAGCAAGTAAAAAAAGTGACAATCAACAACAAAGTGTATATTCTCCATTAGGGCAAGGAAATGCTTTGTTATCTTTCAATGGTACCTATATGTCATCTCTTTCAAATAGGATGTATATTGGTACAGCTAGGCGAAATGCTCCATTCAATTACTTGGGAACTAATTACTATGGAAACGGACAGACATTTTTGAAGCAAGGAAATATAATTAAAGCGGGGAAAATTGTTGGAAAAGGAACAGTAATTATTGGAATAGGCTTGGACATTTATGGAGTTAGTGAACATTACAACAATCCCAAATCTCCAAATGCTGTTCATCCGGCAAAAGCTGGTTTGAATACAGGGATGGCAGTTTATGGTTTAACAGGTGTCGGAACAATTCCATCTTTATTATATTTTGGTATTGATTCATTCTATCCTGGAGGATGGGAAGGAGCATCAGAAACAGCTTTAAAAACAGAGAATAATGAACGTGCAATGACAGGACATTCGCTTTTTAGTAATTCCGCCTTAAAACAATAA